In a single window of the Trichoderma breve strain T069 chromosome 6, whole genome shotgun sequence genome:
- a CDS encoding ABC transporter domain-containing protein has product MISPTDIQSPVPEPLPHTSKIVDDDTIETTTAATDTEMNQVENAHLINDTINSFSWTNLEVAVKDRKTKATLTILSDAAGIVNAGEMLAIMGPSGSGKTTLLNALAHRAAAANAATTGSILVNGHKISLQQIRHLSSYVEQEDALIGSLTVQETMVFAARLSLPNTITKKDAFKRVDDLIAAFGLRAQADTVVGTPTKKGLSGGQKKRLGVASRLVTNPKIIFLDEPTSGLDSALSLEVCTYIKAIGRKNNLITIASIHQPSSATFQQFDKLYLLSGGRTCYFGPVSEATAYFAKIGYAIPPETNSADFFLDLINTDLDKNGDIRRRTDHVCQAWKTSPACNSLGDAIQKSMEGTSLYSDLKIEPSESWKTPLILIHRSWIKSYRDVMAYGIRVAMYLGLAILMGTVFLRFKTEQSYIQPLINAIFFGGAFMSFMAVAYVPAFLEDHSTFQQERANGLVSPLSFMVANFLIGLPFLFAISFLFSLVTYWLSNFRPDGSAFFTWILWLFLDLVAAESLVVLISSIFNIFVVALAATAFANGLWMCVNGFLVPMSILNPFWKYVFHYIDYQAYVFQGMMVNEFGHRDYQCDEISKGEYQCNYPSNLNSIGKIRGTDILRQFSIKTGQEGTWIGIMIGIIAAYRLLAYIVLACRK; this is encoded by the exons ATGATTAGCCCAACTGACATCCAATCTCCTGTGCCGGAGCCATTGCCACACACCAGCAAGATTGTAGATGATGACACAATAGAAACGACAACTGCGGCCACGGACACGGAGATGAATCAAGTGGAAAATGCGCATCTTATCAACGACACGATCAACTCATTCTCTTGGACCAATCTGGAAGTGGCTGTCAAGGATCGGAAAACAAAAGCGACTCTGACTATTCTCTCAGACGCAGCAGGGATTGTCAATGCCGGCGAGATGCTTGCCATTATGGGCCCCAGCGGATCTGGTAAGACGACGTTGTTGAATGCGCTAGCACAcagagcagctgctgcaaatgCGGCCACTACTGGAAGCATTCTGGTCAATGGCCACAAGATATCTCTTCAGCAAATTCGTCATTTGTCTAGTTACGTTGAACAAGAGGATGCCTTGATAGGTAGTCTTACAGTTCAAGAGACTATGGTGTTTGCGGCGCGACTATCCCTTCCAAA TACAATAACCAAAAAAGATGCTTTTAAACGCGTTGATGATCTTATAGCGGCCTTTGGCCTACGAGCTCAAGCAGATACTGTCGTTGGAACGCCCACTAAAAAGGGTCTCAGCGGCGGCCAAAAGAAGCGGCTTGGTGTTGCTAGTCGATTGGTCACAAATCCAAAGATCATTTTCCTAGATGAACCAACAAGCGGACTGGACTCTGCGCTGAGTCTCGAAGTGTGCACCTACATAAAAGCCATCGGCCGCAAGAATAAT CTCATTACAATAGCTTCGATCCATCAGCCATCTTCCGCAACGTTTCAACAGTTCGACAAACTGTACCTGCTGTCTGGCGGACGGACCTGCTACTTTGGCCCAGTTTCAGAAGCGACCGCATATTTCGCCAAGATTGGTTACGCAATCCCACCAGAGACGAACTCGGCAGATTTCTTCCTCGATTTGATCAACACTGATCTCGATAAGAATGGCGACATTCGCCGTCGAACAGACCATGTATGCCAGGCTTGGAAAACCTCTCCCGCATGCAACAGCCTTGGCGATGCCATCCAAAAGTCTATGGAAGGGACGTCGTTATATTCAGACCTCAAGATTGAACCCTCAGAATCATGGAAAACGCCGCTGATACTCATTCACCGCTCCTGGATCAAATCTTACAGAGATGTTATGGCCTACGGCATTCGCGTCGCCATGTATCTTGGATTGGCTATCCTTATGGGCACTGTCTTCTTGCGTTTCAAAACGGAGCAGTCATACATACAGCCTCTAATCAATGCCATTTTCTTCGGTGGTGCCTTCATGTCATTCATGGCTGTCGCCTACGTCCCAGCTTTTCTCGAAGATCACAGCACTTTCCAACAGGAGCGCGCGAATGGGCTGGTCAGCCCCCTATCCTTCATGGTGGCCAATTTTCTTATTGGCCTTCCTTTCCTATTTGccatttctttcctcttctcccttgtTACATACTGGTTATCCAATTTCCGTCCAGATGGGTCTGCATTCTTTACATGGATCCTCTGGCTTTTCCTCGATCTTGTTGCAGCCGAGTCTCTGGTTGTTTTGATCTCTTCCATATTCAACATATTTGTTGTTGCATTGGCGGCAACGGCATTCGCTAATGGACTTTGGATGTGTGTCAACGGCTTCTTGGTCCCTATGAGCATACTGAATCCATTCTGGAAGTATGTATTTCACTACATCGACTACCAAGCCTACGTCTTCCAAGGCATGATGGTTAATGAATTCGGACACCGCGACTATCAATGCGACGAAATCTCCAAAGGCGAATACCAGTGCAATTATCCAAGCAACTTGAACTCTATCGGGAAGATTCGTGGGACCGACATTTTGCGCCAATTCAGTATTAAAACAGGCCAAGAGGGCACATGGATAGGCATTATGATTGGTATTATTGCCGCTTATCGATTGCTCGCTTATATCGTGTTAGCATGTCGAAAATAG
- a CDS encoding short chain dehydrogenase domain-containing protein encodes MSKEIILITGANTGIGSRSMSKAADAIAKLFEHVPVTQNTVEGLQIDIADDESIQRAAHMIANKWGRVDVLVNNAGIAFDVLIGTDTTNARSVFNDTYNINVSGTNMVTFVLASLLLKSTSPRLLFLTSGLSTMGGFTQSHRPAYRCSKAAINMLMLIWNFTLKQDGVKTWAIAPGLLATSMVGDPEALKQRGAQPPSLGGDFIKSVIEGERDADAGKVIARDGVIQPW; translated from the exons ATGTCCAAAGAAATTATTCTAATTACTGGCGCTAATACGGGGATTG GAAGCCGGTCCATGTCCAAGGCAGCTGACGCTATTGCCAAGCTATTCGAACATGTTCCGGTCACTCAAAACACAGTGGAGGGCTTACAGATCGATATCGCTGATGACGAATCTATCCAACGAGCGGCGCACATGATCGCAAACAAATGGGGTAGAGTTGATGTCCTTGTCAATAATGCAG GTATCGCATTTGATGTCCTCATTGGTACTGACACTACCAATGCCCGTTCGGTCTTCAATGACACATACAACATCAATGTCTCCGGAACAAATATGGTGACTTTTGTTCTGGCAAGCCTTTTACTAAAATCGACCTCTCCTCGCCTACTGTTTCTTACGTCTGGACTATCTACAATGGGCGGATTTACACAGAGTCACAGACCT GCCTATAGGTGCAGCAAGGCGGCCATTAACATGCTGATGCTTATTTGGAATTTTACGTTGAAGCAAGACGGGGTAAAAACATGGGCAATCGCCCCTGGCCTTTTGGCAACGAGCATGGTGGGTGATCCTGAGGCTCTGAAGCAACGTGGTGCTCAGCCGCCTTCTTTGGGAGGGGATTTCATCAAAAGCGTTATTGAAGGTGAGCGAGATGCCGATGCTGGCAAGGTAATTGCTCGGGATGGAGTCATTCAACCATGGTAG
- a CDS encoding aldehyde dehydrogenase family domain-containing protein: MASQSEYQSFNPATGKHLKTFSELTDEERARLINGVARRLQERSEEFAQLITLEVGKLIAESRYEVKFCIDTLEYFATNAERFLQPVKVPSNPGSEIWTEPLGVILAIEPWNFPVLQLTRVAAPHIMAGNVLIAKPAPTVPQTSLAFAKLFRDAGVPEGVYTNLFATVPQLHSLLEDFRIRGVTLTGSERAGAAIAENAGRHLKKSVLELGGSDPLIVLPDAPIDDAIKLAVAGRMFNTGQGCAASKRIIVVGKDREQKVIDGMKKAMAELKPGDPMDPNTTLGAIFSERGLVGLLAQIETAKAAGANVILGGKRSQHPGFYLEPTILTNIAPENPLAQQETFGPIAAIYGVDTEEQAIKLANSTDYGLGASIIAADISHAKKVAAQIEAGMVFINGPAYSSPDLPFGGIKNSGFGKELSDIGFGEFTNKKLVRVANST, encoded by the exons ATGGCTTCACAAAGCGAATACCAGAGTTTTAACCCTGCAACTGGGAAACATCTAAAGACGTTTTCAGAACTGACAGACGAGGAA CGAGCAAGATTGATAAACGGTGTGGCGAGACGGCTGCAAGAGCGTAGTGAAGAGTTTGCGCAGCTTATAACACTGGAAGTTGGGAAACTCATTGCTGAATCTCGGTATGAGGTGAAATTCTGCATCGACACGTTGGAATACTTTGCTACCAACGCAGAAAGATTCTTACAGCCGGTAAAGGTTCCTTCCAATCCGGGCTCAGAGATATGGACGGAGCCTCTGGGAGTTATTCTTGCCATTGAACCTTGGAACTTTCCTGTACTCCAATTGACTCGAGTTGCCGCACCACATATAATGGCCGGGAACGTTTTAATCGCAAAGCCGGCACCCACAGTGCCGCAGACCTCGTTGGCCTTTGCAAAATTGTTCCGCGATGCCGGTGTCCCAGAGGGAGTGTATACAAACCTCTTCGCCACTGTTCCGCAACTTCATAGCTTGCTAGAGGACTTTCGCATCCGAGGTGTCACTTTGACTGGAAGTGAGCGTGCTGGCGCTGCGATCGCCGAGAATGCTGGCCGCCATCTGAAAAAAAGCGTTCTCGAATTGGGAGGATCAGACCCATTGATTGTCCTTCCTGACGCTCCTATTGACGATGCGATAAAGCTGGCCGTAGCTGGTCGAATGTTTAACACTGGCCAGGGATGTGCTGCATCTAAACGAATTATCGTCGTTGGAAAGGACCGCGAGCAGAAGGTCATCGATGGTATGAAGAAGGCTATGGCAGAATTAAAGCCGGGTGATCCTATGGATCCCAACACCACGCTTGGTGCTATCTTCTCTGAACGTGGACTTGTTGGGCTATTGGCCCAAATTGAAACGGCAAAGGCAGCCGGCGCCAATGTCATACTGGGCGGGAAACGCAGTCAGCACCCCGGGTTTTATCTTGAGCCAACGATTCTCACAAACATCGCCCCAGAGAATCCCCTCGCTCAACAAGAGACTTTTGGTCCAATTGCTGCCATATATGGGGTCGATACAGAGGAACAAGCCATCAAACTGGCTAACAGCACGGACTACGGTTTAGGTGCGAGTATCATTGCAGCTGACATTTCCCATGCGAAGAAAGTAGCGGCACAGATTGAGGCGGGCATGGTTTTTATCAACGGTCCTGCTTACTCCAGCCCCGATTTGCCATTTGGAGGTATCAAGAACTCTGGATTTGGAAAAGAACTTTCGGACATTGGCTTTGGTGAATTTACCAATAAGAAGCTAGTTAGAGTTGCGAATTCGACGTAA
- a CDS encoding beta-lactamase domain-containing protein encodes MKYLHLGFAAIAVGASLASATAQTCPPLGIVLPPAQAPGSNEAVISATKKLTAILESKFSSQLNSSGISLVVKSTHEDIPLFSYHFTPPVLSGIGTTAINENTIFRVGSLSKLFPALAALQTSSIHMDDLVLKYIPELKTAVATGSVEAIPWDDITVDSLMTHLSGLATDTAMDLGVFPLSIWQDMGLPEIPEGTGPNCSGLPGTVPCTKQDLVDELKRREPIYLPYTTPSYSNVGFAILGMVIDAAINETYINAIQNNIFDVVGMNSSSFDGFVNSFPEDGFVPVGETTWNATLGVFESAGGMFSTTADLIAFADGILMNRFLSARRTREWMKPRSHTSSWGYSVGAPWEILRTDQITADGRIVDLYTKSGDLGLYHALLGLVPDYDISIVVFAAGAEVSSDTTAEIFSAVTEALIPAIDEAGKTEAVTLPAALVGTYTDKTTNSSLILSINSDNTLTIKRFTVRSFDVLHHSSLYSLDALSLGEGSLPEDAYVDARLYPTNLVGKTQDGIKQTSWRAVYDTTTAKEKSEEDTKLVFKDGSCQSWTQLDRAAYNYLSIGDFLFSYGSNDEVTHIRNAAFNVTLTKAC; translated from the exons ATGaaatatcttcatcttggttTCGCAGCTATAGCTGTGGGTGCTTCTCTCGCATCTGCCACGGCACAAACATGTCCACCTCTTGGTATCGTGCTTCCACCAGCACAGGCTCCCGGTAGCAATGAAGCGGTGATATCGGCCACCAAGAAACTAACGGCGATTCTTGAATCGAAATTCAGTTCGCAGCTGAATTCTAGCGGCATATCGCTAGTCGTCAAATCGACCCATGAAGATATACCACTCTTTAGTTACCACTTCACACCTCCAGTTCTATCAGGAATCGGCACTACAGCCATCAATGAGAATACCATTTTCAGGGTTGGGAGCTTGTCAAAATTATTCCCGGCGTTGGCAGCACTACAAACGAGCTCCATTCACATGGATGATCTTGTGCTCAAGTACATTCCTGAATTAAAAACTGCAGTGGCAACTGGCTCTGTAGAGGCAATTCCTTGGGATGATATTACTGTTGACTCCCTGATGACGCATCTTTCCGGTCTTGCCACAGATA CGGCTATGGATTTGGGTGTCTTTCCATTGAGCATATGGCAAGATATGGGGTTACCAGAGATTCCCGAGGGCACGGGGCCAAACTGCTCTGGACTACCAGGCACTGTGCCATGCACAAAACAGGATCTTGTCGACGAATTGAAGCGAAGAGAACCCATATATCTTCCCTACACAACTCCTTCGTATTCCAACGTCGGCTTTGCTATCCTTGGAATGGTCATCGATGCTGCAATTAATGAGACCTATATTAACGCCATCCAAAATAACATATTCGATGTTGTTGGTATGAACAGTTCCTCGTTCGATGGATTCGTGAATTCTTTTCCCGAAGACGGCTTCGTCCCTGTCGGTGAAACAACGTGGAATGCAACTTTGGGTGTCTTTGAAAG TGCCGGTGGAATGTTCAGCACCACTGCCGATCTAATCGCCTTTGCTGATGGTATCCTCATGAATCGTTTTCTTAGCGCACGCCGTACTCGCGAATGGATGAAGCCGCGAAGTCATACTTCATCCTGGGGATATTCGGTTGGCGCACCCTGGGAGATTCTTCGCACCGACCAGATCACGGCCGACGGCCGAATAGTCGATTTGTACACCAAAAGCGGCGATCTCGGTCTATACCATGCTCTGCTTGGGTTGGTCCCAGATTATGACATATCTATTGTTGTCTTCGCAGCTGGTGCCGAAGTTAGCTCGGATACGACCGCCGAAATCTTCAGTGCTGTGACCGAGGCCCTGATTCCTGCAATTGATGAGGCAGGGAAGACCGAAGCAGTTACTTTACCAGCAGCTCTGGTTGGTACATACACAGATAAAACAACAAACTCGAGCCTTATTCTAAGCATCAATTCTGACAATACTCTAACTATTAAACGATTCACGGTTCGAAGTTTTGATGTACTTCATCACTCCAGTTTATATAGCCTCGATGCTCTTTCGCTCGGCGAGGGGTCACTACCTGAAGATGCGTATGTGGATGCTCGATTGTACCCAACCAATCTTGTGGGCAAAACACAAGATGGCATAAAACAAACGTCATGGCGAGCAGTCTATGATACCACCACCGCAAAAGAGAAGTCTGAAGAAGACACAAAGTTGGTGTTCAAAGACGGCAGCTGTCAGTCGTGGACCCAATTGGACCGGGCCGCCTATAACTATCTCAGCATAGGAGATTTCTTGTTCAGTTATGGGTCAAATGATGAAGTAACTCACATCAGGAATGCGGCATTCAACGTCACACTCACGAAAGCTTGCTAG
- a CDS encoding DJ-1/PfpI family domain-containing protein gives MARIQFGILAYDYQVVDVVGPTDLLGSLAKEFLEGLQLLGPVDKAVIDGAPQFDFHHIGVTRDPVLLTSSMSIVPTTTVDECPELDILLMGGPNPLTFELHPKFSEFIRRHVAAGKLLFTNCTGASVAAETGVLDGKNATVNNVEFEYAKKKFPNVKWTRDTKWVVDGNIWTGSGAIAGMDMFAHWLKENYGLDVLVQAAMLLDYEPRDINGVLNVIPKRYDAKGQQISTHVYSYH, from the coding sequence ATGGCTCGAATTCAATTTGGTATTCTCGCTTACGACTACCAAGTCGTTGACGTGGTTGGTCCAACCGACCTTCTCGGCTCCCTCGCCAAAGAATTCTTGGAAGGCCTGCAACTCTTGGGTCCTGTTGATAAAGCTGTTATTGACGGGGCTCCCCAATTCGACTTCCATCATATTGGCGTTACTCGCGACCCGGTACTGCTGACTAGCTCGATGAGCATTGTGCCCACGACGACTGTTGACGAGTGTCCTGAGCTGGACATTTTGTTAATGGGTGGGCCAAATCCACTCACTTTCGAACTGCATCCCAAATTCTCCGAGTTTATCCGTCGCCATGTCGCTGCAGGAAAGTTGCTCTTTACCAATTGCACCGGCGCTTCCGTGGCTGCGGAGACGGGCGTCCTTGACGGAAAGAATGCGACAGTCAACAACGTCGAATTTGAATAtgcgaaaaagaaattccCTAATGTTAAATGGACGAGAGACACGAAGTGggttgttgatggcaatATCTGGACGGGATCTGGCGCTATCGCGGGTATGGACATGTTTGCACACTGGCTAAAGGAGAATTATGGCCTGGATGTTCTTGTACAGGCAGCCATGCTCCTCGATTACGAGCCAAGGGATATTAATGGCGTACTTAACGTTATTCCAAAGCGGTACGATGCGAAGGGACAACAAATCTCCACGCATGTATACTCTTACCATTAG
- a CDS encoding alpha/beta hydrolase fold domain-containing protein produces MKDLKGHQIRPAIIVLTMNDQVNDSAAIESFTLHIPQGDIDDLKRRIAQTRWADKEVTDGGFQGTPLSIAQKVASYWKDEYDWRRFEREVNQYPQYTTRIGNLSIHFFHIRSNEPNAKAILLTHGWPGSFVEFLKCIPLLIDPASNGGRSDEAFHVVIPSLPGWGFTEPPKEVGWNMEHTAKALVTLMEQRLGYEKWFAQGGDYGAAITTLMAQMRPKGLVAIHLNLLLSIPKTLENPTDEESRALEAFHITQNEMSGWKWISSTRPQTIAYLLSDSAVGQAMWIYDKYQDWTDNSGDPVDALTLDEMLDNISVHWFSRSAGSISRVFWEDRHFNFDFGLVDMPVAILVFEKDIFKHPKKWAEKGYPNMIHFHTVDKGKHFGAFERPEILVKDIRLGFANR; encoded by the coding sequence ATGAAAGATTTGAAGGGCCACCAAATTCGACCAGCGATAATAGTCCTAACGATGAACGACCAAGTAAACGATAGCGCGGCCATAGAATCATTCACTCTCCATATCCCACAGGGAGACATTGACGATTTGAAGCGGCGCATTGCTCAAACGAGATGGGCAGACAAAGAGGTGACCGATGGAGGATTCCAGGGTACGCCTTTGAGCATAGCTCAAAAGGTAGCGAGTTACTGGAAAGACGAATATGATTGGCGGCGTTTTGAGCGAGAAGTCAACCAGTATCCCCAATATACAACAAGGATTGGCAATTTGAGCATTCACTTTTTCCACATTCGCTCCAATGAGCCTAATGCAAAGGCAATTCTTCTCACACATGGCTGGCCAGGGTCGTTTGTTGAGTTTCTGAAATGCATTCCGTTACTCATTGATCCTGCTTCGAATGGCGGTCGCTCTGACGAAGCTTTCCATGTCGTTATCCCCAGTTTACCTGGTTGGGGTTTTACTGAGCCACCGAAAGAAGTTGGATGGAATATGGAGCATACGGCCAAAGCTCTCGTTACATTGATGGAGCAACGCCTCGGTTATGAGAAATGGTTTGCGCAAGGTGGTGATTACGGGGCCGCAATAACGACATTGATGGCGCAAATGCGACCTAAGGGCCTTGTGGCCATTCACTTGAATCTCCTTCTATCCATCCCCAAAACGCTTGAAAATCCgacagatgaagagagtAGGGCATTGGAAGCATTCCATATTACGCAGAACGAGATGAGTGGATGGAAATGGATCTCGAGTACAAGGCCGCAGACGATTGCGTATCTTCTCTCTGATTCAGCAGTGGGCCAAGCGATGTGGATCTACGACAAATACCAAGACTGGACTGATAACTCCGGTGATCCAGTAGATGCGCTTACACTTGATGAAATGTTGGACAATATCAGTGTTCATTGGTTTTCACGAAGCGCTGGTTCCATATCAAGAGTATTTTGGGAGGATAGACACTTCAACTTTGACTTTGGACTTGTTGATATGCCGGTTGCGATACTCGTCTTTGAGAAGGATATATTCAAGCACCCTAAAAAGTGGGCTGAGAAGGGTTACCCAAACATGATTCACTTTCACACGGTGGACAAAGGCAAACATTTTGGAGCTTTTGAGAGACCCGAAATATTAGTTAAAGATATTCGTTTAGGTTTTGCTAATAGGTAG
- a CDS encoding major facilitator superfamily domain-containing protein, with translation MAALFRGTTFGAIIRWTTKRNYLKYPEELSSFHCPHLYMNAGPAEPETTEITESHGLEAANLSEEDLRNHERSHSVAPPSVDTSTQSSEGSDLDDESLSKIVSRPQMSGVGTLASLQEAYTAATLQENVRSHPTAIHPKKTETGVTLVDWYSTDDPENPQNWSSKKKFFVVLQIYLYTLAVYIGSAIITPSQPFIEAQFGVKPEVASMGLSLYVLGYGIGPLVFSPLSEIPAIGRNPPYIITFGIFIAISAGTAVVNNFPALIVLRFLQGFFGSPCLATGGASFGDIYNLVKLPYALTGWAAFATAGPAIGPILSGFSVPAENWHWSLWIILWLASPVFVLLFFFLPETSTPTILLRRAQRLRRLTGKNNLQSQSEIDQAKLTVNEVVVQSLWRPLQINLFDPSVLFTSLYIGLMYGIFYSFFEVFPFVYGTGLPGFASPTNGYGMNAGEIGLIFLSITVGVCISIICYVAYLRFVFEPEIKTQGLGEPERRLIPGLPASFLVPIGLFVFGWTGNSSPKIPWIVPTIGITIFVIGIFIIFQVVFIYIAISYPMYSASLFAANDFVRSSIGCGAIHFSRPLFINLGVGKGVSLLAGLSCGGVIGIFVLYFYGATLRRRSRFAAT, from the coding sequence ATGGCTGCCCTCTTTCGTGGTACGACGTTTGGTGCAATAATTAGATGGACAACCAAGCGGAATTATCTCAAATACCCTGAGGAACTATCATCATTTCACTGTCCACACTTATATATGAATGCTGGTCCGGCAGAGCCAGAGACCACAGAAATCACAGAATCACATGGCCTTGAGGCTGCCAATCTGTCCGAGGAGGACCTCAGAAATCATGAACGGAGTCATTCAGTTGCACCACCATCTGTAGATACCTCTACACAATCATCAGAGGGAAGCGACCTTGATGACGAAAGTCTTTCCAAAATTGTTTCTCGACCCCAAATGTCTGGGGTCGGGACGTTAGCCAGTCTGCAAGAAGCATatacagcagcaacactCCAGGAGAACGTGAGGTCGCATCCTACTGCAATTCATCCCAAGAAAACAGAAACTGGAGTCACTTTGGTTGACTGGTATTCGACGGATGATCCAGAAAATCCCCAAAATTGGTCATCCAAAAAGAAGTTCTTTGTGGTTCTCCAGATATATCTTTACACTCTTGCTGTCTACATCGGATCTGCCATCATAACGCCATCTCAGCCTTTTATCGAAGCTCAATTTGGTGTGAAACCAGAAGTTGCTTCAATGGGGCTTTCTCTCTATGTTCTTGGTTATGGCATCGGACCTTTAGTGTTTTCACCCCTCTCCGAGATTCCAGCCATTGGACGCAATCCGCCGTATATTATTACCTTTGGCATCTTCATTGCCATTTCCGCTGGAACTGCGGTAGTCAACAACTTTCCTGCATTAATTGTCTTGCGCTTTCTACAAGGATTCTTTGGCTCTCCTTGTTTAGCGACTGGTGGAGCATCTTTTGGTGACATTTACAACCTCGTCAAGCTGCCATACGCGCTCACTGGCTGGGCTGCGTTTGCAACTGCTGGCCCAGCTATTGGACCAATATTGTCTGGCTTTTCTGTTCCAGCCGAGAATTGGCATTGGTCATTATGGATCATTCTTTGGCTTGCTAGCCCTGTCTTTGTTCTCCTGTTTTTCTTCCTGCCAGAGACATCCACGCCAACCATTCTTCTGCGGCGCGCCCAGCGTCTCCGCAGGCTCACCGGGAAGAACAACTTACAGTCTCAATCAGAAATTGACCAAGCCAAACTCACAGTTAATGAAGTTGTCGTACAAAGTCTCTGGAGGCCTCTGCAAATCAATTTATTCGACCCTTCCGTACTTTTCACCAGCTTGTATATCGGTCTCATGTATGGAAtcttttattctttcttcGAAGTCTTCCCATTTGTATATGGGACAGGCCTCCCAGGCTTTGCTTCTCCAACAAACGGTTATGGCATGAACGCTGGCGAAATCGGTCTAATATTCCTATCCATCACCGTTGGTGTCTGCATCTCTATTATTTGTTACGTTGCATACCTCAGATTCGTCTTTGAGCCCGAGATTAAAACACAGGGCCTTGGTGAGCCGGAGCGGCGACTTATCCCTGGCCTTCCTGCGAGCTTTCTTGTCCCAattggcctttttgtttttggttgGACGGGAAATTCCAGTCCGAAAATCCCCTGGATTGTTCCCACTATCGGTATTACTATCTTCGTGATTGGCATATTTATCATATTTCAAGTCGTTTTCATCTATATCGCAATTAGCTATCCGATGTACAGCGCCAGTTTGTTTGCCGCAAATGATTTTGTGCGCAGCAGCATAGGATGCGGGGCCATTCATTTTTCACGCCCCTTGTTTATAAATCTTGGCGTCGGCAAAGGAGTGAGTCTGTTGGCTGGTTTAAGTTGCGGAGGTGTGATTGGAATATTCGTTCTCTATTTCTACGGAGCGACGTTGAGACGAAGGAGCAGATTTGCTGCAACATGA
- a CDS encoding NAD(P)H-binding domain-containing protein — protein sequence MFAIVGAAGKVGYATSLALRDAGMPVKAILRDESKATRLIEIGCEIAIADLLDSITIAKAIGDAHTVQIILPPSPQAKDTAEEMRRGIKSLASALEEARPKRVLAISDYGAHITNDIGMPTLCRTFEERLSKLDCHKVFLRSAEHMQGWGRAIPRAIESGTLPSFHDPLDMVFPTVSAPDVGVIAADVLLRPASDKIVEIIHAEGPRRYSANDVAAVLSQLLGRTINAEAVPRSQWKGAFESVMSPSLAELLIKANDAQNEGGLVDVEPDAKEVRYGTTELLDALRPFVPHQ from the coding sequence ATGTTCGCCATTGTCGGTGCAGCAGGAAAGGTTGGCTATGCCACGTCGCTAGCATTGCGCGACGCCGGTATGCCCGTCAAGGCGATTTTGCGTGATGAGTCGAAGGCGACACGGCTTATTGAAATCGGTTGCGAGATTGCTATAGCCGATCTCTTAGACTCCATAACTATTGCCAAGGCGATTGGGGATGCTCATACGGTCCAAATTATCCTTCCTCCATCCCCACAGGCCAAAGATACTGCAGAAGAAATGCGGAGAGGAATCAAAAGCCTTGCCAGCGCACTTGAAGAGGCACGACCGAAGCGCGTACTTGCAATTTCTGACTATGGTGCTCACATCACCAACGATATTGGGATGCCAACACTCTGCAGAACATTCGAAGAGCGACTAAGCAAGCTCGATTGTCATAAGGTATTCCTACGATCAGCAGAGCATATGCAAGGATGGGGACGTGCTATCCCGAGAGCCATAGAGTCGGGCACTCTGCCGAGCTTTCATGACCCTCTCGACATGGTGTTTCCAACAGTTTCAGCTCCAGATGTTGGAGTGATTGCCGCTGATGTCTTGTTGCGGCCCGCTAGCGATAAAATAGTGGAAATTATCCATGCTGAAGGACCCCGTCGTTATAGCGCCAATGACGTCGCGGCGGTCTTGAGCCAGCTACTAGGCCGGACAATCAATGCTGAAGCCGTACCACGTTCGCAGTGGAAGGGAGCTTTTGAAAGTGTCATGAGCCCTAGCCTTGCCGAACTTCTCATCAAAGCCAATGACGCTCAGAACGAGGGGGGTTTGGTCGATGTTGAGCCGGATGCTAAGGAAGTTCGTTATGGGACCACAGAACTACTTGACGCACTGCGACCATTCGTCCCGCACCAGTAA